The stretch of DNA AAATACCGCAATCTTAGCTATGAAAGAAGCACTACTGACATTTGTAGTATTGCCCAAGGCTACTGCAAGGACTACCACTTGTTGCGGGAGTGTTACATGTAACAGAGAGTGGCCACGAGTTAAAAGTAGCCCCGCGTGTAGTCCTGGTGGTTTCTGAcagctttcctcattttcctataTATTCCGTGAACGAGTCTCTGGtcgttaacccttcagtaccaggacgcatttttaccatgacctttgggtatgattagaccattttattgacattaggaagagtctatggaggcaagaagattaatggcctgagtcttcattattctaattcccacgtgagtttctgaaggtgtataaaatcaccaaatagtaaggagaaggaataatggattcaaAATTACACCTAAACGCttcaaaacccacgaggcaaagcactttttctttaatagaattgttaacatttagATTAAGCTTTCTTCAgcaatagtaaacagtacttccattgcatcattcaaaaacaaaattgataaatatttaaagaataacccccaacaagctctcttcttgtccgaataattaaacattatattagtatgacaattattgtgtgtaactttcctatagatagatatgtagagttcactgTAGGGTGAATAacagaatctcctttcatcctttcctgtgaaaattccatatcagtttttccatactgcatggtacttttccaaactattttccatgccagcaaaaactggagggagtggtgggtggggaggagccttctcctgtgctgtcctgtctctcttatctgtagccagttagaagtagttaccaaacagcctcgaaggaagcaagaggtctgttgctgtttggctttcctttgtattcctttgtatttctcctcctcctcctcccattttctctctctcttccacctcttttccctcctcctcttcatcctcttcctggtATTGTCGTTTCATTATGGTAACGTTACAGGGTGCCTCTTACAAGGCTTCGATGAAACTGAATATACTTTTATACAATAAATATATTCCAACGAAACCAAAGAGCCCTGAAAATTTTTTTGACTTGCTGGCATCTGCTTCGTTATCATGGTTAGAGCCCACAAGAGAAAAGCACCTGGCTGACGGTGTGGCAGTGGGGCGGAGCCTCGTAAGAGTTGGGGAAGAGGTAGTTAACGTGCTGGTGGCCAACTTATCGGACAAAACCTGTAAGATCCCAGCCGCTGCCAAACTGGGCACCTGTGAATAGGTGGATTGTCAGGTGGAACAGCAGGAGGACGAGGGCTCTGCTGGGTCAACTGGCCAACTAGGACCGCTTCCTGAGCACTTAAAGGACCTGGCGCAGAGTAGTGCTGTTCACCAGACTGAAGACCAAGCGACTAACACTACTACAATACGCTGACACTTTCAGTCGAGATGACATGGATTTCGGTCGCACTGATTTGGTGAAGCACAGCATCCATACTGGCAACAGCCTGCCCGTAAAACGCGCACCGAGGAGGACCACACCTGCcaagagggaggaaataaagaagtttGTCACCGAGCTAGAGGCACAGGGGTTAGTGGAACGTTCAAACAGCCCATGGTCAGCGGCCGTGGTCCTGGTAAAGAAGAAGGATGGTACGACACGCTTCTGTGTGGACTACATGGCTTTGAACAAGGTTACCAAATAGGACTCTAACGCCCCTGCCCAGAACTGACGACACCCTGGACGCGTTGGTCGGGGCCGCGTGGTTCTTTACTCTAGACTTGAAGTCCGGATATCACCAGGTAGAGATGAGAGAACGGACCATGCAGCTCTGAGGTGGATGAAGATCCTAAGAAGGCCTGTAGGACAACTAGCGCGTTGCTTGGGCAAGCTTGAGTAGTACGACTACAGCGTCGAGCACCTCCCAGGCCGGACCCACAACAATGCCGACAGCTTGAGTCGCCGCCCCTGTGAGCCAGGTTGCAGCCACTGTGCAGGAAAGGAACCTGATGCCATAGTCCGACTACTTAGAAATCCTGGGCGATACTGGTGAGATGGACAACAAATGGAGGACAGCACAGCGGGAGGATAATGATCTTGCACCCGTAATCCGGTGGCTGGAGGCAAGTGACGAGCGGCCCTGCTGGGAGGTGGTGTCGGCTGAGAGTTCCTCCACCAAACACCTCTTAGACCAATGAGCCACACTGAAACTGGTTCGGGGCGTACTGCTGAAGCGCTgggagaagacaagaggaggtgACTCTTCCTGGTTAGTAGTGGTGCCGAGCTCTATGAGGGCTGAATTATTGCAGGAGTTGCACGCAGGCCCCACAAGTGGCCACTTGGGAGAGAAGAAGACGTGCAGGAATGGTGCCAATCCTGCGACACATGCTGTGCCAAGAAGGGACCTGCAAGGAAGACTCGCGCACCTCTCGAGTTGCATTAAGTTGGCACACCAATGGAACAAGTGGCTGTAGACATTGCAGGACCTCTCCCTGTCACCTCTCGGGATAACCGGTTCATCCTGGTTGTAATGGATTACTTTACGAAGTGGCCCGAGGCATACGCTCTCCCCAACCACGAGGCAGAAACAGTGGCAGACGAGCTAGTCAGTCAGTTCTTCACCAGGTTTGGGATACCAGATGAACTGCACACTGACCAAGGACGGGAATTTAAGTCTCGAGTCTTTTCAGAGTGTTGTTAGCTGCTGGGCCTGCACAAAATCAGGACGACGCCCCTCCATCTCCAGTCAGATAGTATGGTTGACCGATTTAAGCGTACCTTGGCAAACGGGTTGGCCAAATACTGTACCGAGGGACAGCAAGACTGGGACCTCAAGTTGCCTGCTCTCCTCTTGGCCTACCGATCTGCTGTGCACGAGGTGACGGACTATACCCCGGCATGCCTTATGCTGGGGAGGGAACTGAGATTGCTGGTGGACTTGACCACCGGGCGGCCACCTGATCAAAGTCTGCCTACTGTCACAACAAGCTACGCACTGGCACTGCAGGAAAGGCTATCAGAGGTCCACAGGCAGGTGAGAGACAGTCTATGGATGGCATGGCAGACCATGAAGCAATACTACGACCGGAGAATGAGAGAGGCGTGCTACACTACTGGTGATTTGGTGTGGCTGTACAACcctaatgtggttcccatatttaagaagggagataaaaccctaacgtctaacCCTTGTAAGAAGAGAGGGTTTTCTCCGAAGTTGCAGAACCCCTGGGAGGGacctaatgctgctgctgctggtgctgcggCAGATGGATGGACACTCTGCAGAAATAGATTAAtaatgctgctggtgctgctgctgcatcatAGACTAACACTAAGGCCCTTGGGAAGTGCGAAGAGCAGAGTCAGCAGACCCCCTTAGAGGTGCGGCGGCGAACACACTGCAAAGGGAGTTTGAATGTTTTGACGTCACGTTGGTGCCTCCCGCTCACCATGTCCACCACACTCAGCTTCTCAAGGAAAAACCACAAATGGAACACCGCAGAGGACGGTAAGTTTAGGTGCTGACTGACACACGGCTCATTTAAGGTGGTAGCAAGCATTTACTAGTATCGTGAAGAGTGCAGATAACGTAAACAAAGGGCCGTGGGTGGAAGATATTGTTATTGTATCATGTGTATTGgatattttgttgtttgtggGCACGTCAGGATCAGCGGAAGGGTGGCTTTATAAGGGAAATTGAAGTATCATTAactgtgtgtgaggaagggcCTAGCGTGAGTCAATATTGATATAGAGTTGCAATACCGGGGTGGTGATGTGccatgtggtggtgtgtgttgtcacCCCAGGTTaacttcctattctctctttttccatatGTGACAGTACAAAACAGTAATCCTATGAGTAAAACGTTATTGACAGTAAGAACAGGTAACATGaacctcccattctctctctctctctctctctctctctctctctctctctctctctctctctctctctctctcgtgtatccATGCAgacgttttctatttctttttacttttctttcacacaGTGCCGTGAATGTCAACAATGAATGGCCTTGACAATAGATTAGTTCGCCACAAGGGGCCGTGTGAATGTAGGACTTTGTGGTATTTATGAGACGGTGCATAAGTGAAGTGTTTTTGTGAGAGGCTTGATGGATATttccttatgagagagagagagagagagagagagagagagagagagagagtgttgcatgtcatgttattgtagtagtagtagtagtagtagtagtagtagtagtatttcttcCACTCCAtccccctttcttttcttccttccttctctcatccaccttccttttctctctccactctcccactTCTATTGTTGAATTTTTTGTGGAcatattttcccctctcctttacttccGTTATGTTTTACTTGCATGTTTTTAACTTTGGATGTTGCCTCATTATTTTCTACTCACACATAGATTTGGCAATTACCACGTAAAACCTTTGTTTTTAATCATATATGTcacgaaacacacaaaaaaggcgttcgtattctttctttttctttttttttgtgttctactTTCTCCCTTTTTACTTCCTTCGCTTTGACACATTCTGTACtgagctacattttttttcttccccactCCGGACAATGATTTCCTTCTACAACCAGTGAGGTCTGAGGTCTGTTTCACTCTGATATAGGTATTTAGCTTACGACCATAACACGCTCCAGAATCGCCGTCTGaagcaataaagaagaaaaaatctctTTACAGTATTTATTGTAAAAAAATCCAGACAAATCCACATTTTTTAGCATTTCGTTCCTtaaaaaactcagaaaagctcTTTATAACGGTGTCTTTTACCTTGCAATATATACAATCGTGTTTGTTAATAGTAAATGTATCTGCAGAGAAGGAGACTGTTGAAATAGAGGTAATAGAGGTAAGGGTCGTACAGGATGCAGCCAATGAGGAGTGTTGAGTGCGAGTGGGAGAACAAAACGCTCTACAATTTTATGTGATCGTTCTTTACTCCGCAATGGTCCCACTCCTGTTAGTACTGCTGTTAGTCGAGAGGCTTGTCGTGCGTATCTAGTGTTATCTTGGCAGGCTGGGGTGAAGTAAACGAAGAATGTCAACAATGCATAGTACAGAGTGATAACAAGTGATAATTCAGTCATGGTCAGTCATGGTGATgcggaagaaaacggagagagagagagagagagagagagagagagagagagagagagagagagagagagagagagattttctaatTCATGATGACTCATCATAatgagatacagacagacagacagccagagagagagagagagagagagagagagagagagagagagagagagagagagagagagagaatgatcatAGCTGTTCGGGTTAAATATACAGTTCTCAAAAGTGTCCACAGCACATTTGTAGATTAACAGATTTACCATGGAGtgtaaaaacaagcaaaaaaacaacaacataacaatgcttcatgggacacacacacacacacacacacacacacacacacacacacacacacacacacacacacacacacacacacacacacacacacacacacacacacacacacacacacacacacacacacacacacacacactagatcaCGCCATACTCCAGCATTTCATCATATGTCGCAAGGAGGCGAGGCTGAAGCAAAGGATTAGTGTCCAGTTGTGCCAGCATCTTTTCCTCATAACCTTTCATTGACTCCTCGACATCTTCACCGAATTCATCAAAGTCCATTACTTCAGATGCCTCCGCCACTACCAGCGGCACTATCATCAGAGCCATAAGGAACCCGAAGAGGTTCATCCTGTGATATTCCTTCTTCAGCTCCTCAAGACTGAAGGGCATCGTCTTCCCAGCCCTTGAGAGCACCTGGAGAAAAGTATCGTAGTAGATCTCGAGGAACGATTGcaggttttcctttctttctggtcCGTTGAGACTCGTGTACATGAAGTAGTTCAGGTCCGTGGCCGGGGTGGCTTTGCGGCAGATTTGAAGGTCAATAAGGCGCACGTCAATGGGCTTACCTGCCTCGTCGTACCTGCAGGAGGTAAAACGAAAgtaaatgttttttgtttttcatgtgtgAGTACATTAGGGGTCGTTATGATACAAGAATAGTTCAATTTAAAAAGTGgaaagttttcttttatctcagagagagagagagagagagagagagagagagagagagagagagacgcccaaggacggacggacggacacacacacacacacacacacacacacacacacacacacacacacacacacacacacacacacacacacacacacacacacacacacacacacacatacttaaagAGAATGTTGTTGTTCCAGCAGTCGCCGTGGCACACCACGTTGAATGGCTCATTCTTGCTTCTGATACAGTCAACAAACATGGACAAGCCCTCCTTGGACTTGCTGTTGAGCCACTCCGCCACCTTTTCATAACCACCGATCTTCTCCGCCATTTTCGCCCCATTAGTCAAGTTAGAGGCAAATactatttcaaatatttttttcccatcggGCATCTCCAAGGTGTCAAAGTCCTCCATTAGGAAGTCATGGGTGTCCTCAATGGGCTCAGACATTTTGTCTTGCGCGACGACAGAAGCGGCGTGCAAACGTGCCAGCTCGCGTACTACCAGTGTGGCGTGCGCCTTATCCATGCCCTTCTTACGGTCGAACATCTTGAAGCCATCAACCCTCAGGTCCCTCATCATGAGAAcctgctctccctccacctcgtGGTTCACGTAGCACTCCGGCAAGCGCAGCGGCTCTTGCCCCACGGCCTCAAGCTCGACATTGATTAGCGGCACAATTTTGTGGTAGAAGGCTGCTTCTTTACTGAAAGCCATAATGGTAACTGAATCAAAAATTTCTTGTTTCCTGCAGGGATTACACTTGGCCACGTAAgacacctccttttctttctggtcTCCTTGGCGGTAGCGGACGAGTGCACTGGTGACGACACAGGCGTAGTTGTCGCCTTTACTAGTGAAGTCCTTCACCTCATAGGAGATCAATTCAGCATCATCACCTTTGTCCGTCTTCAGCGTCTTCTTTAAAAGGCTCTCGGTTACAAGAGACTGTGGTGTCTTCTCTGGCTTCTGCGTCTCGGACACTGGCGAGAGAAAGTTTTATTAGCGAGTGCTTCATTCCCCTAGCACCAAGGGAGCGTAAGTATTCCAGGACACTGCTTCCCCTCCATGCCACGTGAGTGTTCTGATCCGCTCAGGCCAATTCATTACCACGTGCacaggtgtgttttgtttgttgctaTTCCTCAAGACTAAATGTATCGTGAGCTAATGTATGTAGCGCCGCTGGGTGGCACTACACCACGCGCCAGTGTGACAGAAATAAAGATCACATCCAATTAACTAATAGAATGTCGGATGTCCGCAACCTAACACCTCCACCTGCCGTGCCTGATGCCGCACAGACTGATCTGACCCTGGGgttactttattctttcctgtATTTTAATACATATCATTAATAAAATTATGATTTTATTCAAATTCTTTTTTTGAGAATTCattacagagaaaagaaagagaaaggtgaaggttAATATATTTGCAAGTCATTTTCAAATGTTTAGGGCCTTGGACATTGTTCCACTTCCTTCATAACAGTCTGAGtcgaaagataaaaaatgaactTGATCTCATCTGACTTACCGCAGTGACAACTCGTCGAGTAGTGAGCATAAACATGTGCACTGTGTCCAGCAACCTAAATAAACACTGGCTATTCTTtagaatgtttattttttcgtacTGGAAACGTATGAAAGCAAACGTGAGAGTACAAGTATGCTGATTCAAATATCATCTCCAGTATTAGACAAAAATCTATCATTGCAAAGAACACTAAATTCATAAATGTTGGTGGACCTCAGGACATTCTGTGTTAAACACTTTGCTCACCACGTGGAGAACAGGACCTGAGTGAAACGTTCAAAACGCAAACTTAATCCTTACTCCTGGTGatgacagtgaaggaaggagcgCGGAGTCGCGAACACCACACGTCACGGGCGTCCCCAAGATACTGAGCTCAAGCAGTCAGAACAGAAGTGACAGTtaccaatgaaagaaaatgaccttggctgtcttcctctctcccctctcctcctcctcctcctcctcctcctcctcccattctctctcttccaccttttatccctcctcttcatcctcttcctggtATTGTCGTTTCATTATGGTAACATTACAAGGTGCCTCTTACACCCTCTGAATAGAACAAGGCTTCgatgaaatatatacatatacttcTATACAATAAATATATTCCAACAAAACCAAAGAGCCCTGAAAAATCTCTTGACTTGCTGGCATCTGCTTCGTTATCATGGTTTTGTTCGTGAAAGGGAAGGTAAGCAGCGGCCTTGGCAAAGATCACGTTCTCAAGTTGTTAGCGTACACCCCAAGATGACGGTCCGCATACGGGTGAATGTAAGAAAATGCCTGGGAATTTCAAACAACAGCCGATCTGTACAGTAGGTCTTAAGTTATTTGATTTACTTATACTTCACTAGCTagagtataaaagaaaatacctaATATTCTGATGAGAGATGTGTAGTCTACGGGTAGTATTGTTCGTTTTCCTCAACACTATGTGCTGCGTAGCATTATATGGTAGGGAGGTGACTGTACGGTGTGGAGGATGCCGTCTCTGTAAGCCTTATTTATGAGGGTCActtacacacaaaacactcactgaaCGGATGATACGAAGATATGCTGTACACAGTCATGACAGGATGGAGACACTTCTTGGAGCCATCATCAGTAAGGGTCATTCAGCGGCAGTGGTCTCTACACACCATAGTCCTACAATTACATAAGTGACCTTGGGACCAGGGCATACGACTACGACACTCAGTAAAGGCTTATTTTGCCTCGGGGATTGACAACTGCTCGTGATGAAAGCCCGCCCTAGCGTTATGAATTACTGGCCAAGGTTGTCGCCGAGGATACacattttttcacctatttTTACCTGCTTCCGAGCTATCTTTAAAGTAATGCGCTACGTACAACTTAGTTCATTGAACCATTCACGGAAATATTAGAATGCGTCTCACGCGTCTTTTATTCCTAAGCTATTAGCTGGAttgcattattgttattactactactactactattattattattattattattttattattattattattattattattattattattattattattattattattattattattattgttattattattattgattattattattatttttattattataactattactcttgttattattgttattattatcattattatttttttatcattatcgcaattattatttatctatatttcttttatatatatttagttgGGTTTTTTGTGCATTTCGAGAtagttgggtgtgtctcctttcacgtgtagcccctgttcacctagcagtgagtaggtacgggatgtaaatcgaggagttgtgaccttggtgtcctggtgtgtggtgtgtgcctggtctcaggcctatccgaagatcggaaataatgagctctgagctcgttccgtagggtaacgtctggctgtctcgtcagagactgcagcagatcacacacacacacacacacacacacacacacacacacacacacacacacacacacaatcacctaATCTAAAATGAAAAACgggcccgcacacacacacgcgcgcgcgcgtacacacacacacacacacacacacacacacacacacacacacacacacacacacacacacacacacacacacacacacacacaatcaccttATCTAAAATGAAAAACGggtccctccacacacacacacacacacacacacacacacacacacacacacacaaataacataCACcacatattgttattattacattaaatacacacacacacacacacacacacacacacacacacacacacacacacacacacacacacacacacacacacacacacacacaatcaccttatctaaaatgaaaaacacacacacacacacacacacacacacacacacacacacacacacacacacacacacacacacaatcaccttat from Portunus trituberculatus isolate SZX2019 chromosome 20, ASM1759143v1, whole genome shotgun sequence encodes:
- the LOC123506551 gene encoding uncharacterized protein LOC123506551 isoform X1; translated protein: MSETQKPEKTPQSLVTESLLKKTLKTDKGDDAELISYEVKDFTSKGDNYACVVTSALVRYRQGDQKEKEVSYVAKCNPCRKQEIFDSVTIMAFSKEAAFYHKIVPLINVELEAVGQEPLRLPECYVNHEVEGEQVLMMRDLRVDGFKMFDRKKGMDKAHATLVVRELARLHAASVVAQDKMSEPIEDTHDFLMEDFDTLEMPDGKKIFEIVFASNLTNGAKMAEKIGGYEKVAEWLNSKSKEGLSMFVDCIRSKNEPFNVVCHGDCWNNNILFKYDEAGKPIDVRLIDLQICRKATPATDLNYFMYTSLNGPERKENLQSFLEIYYDTFLQVLSRAGKTMPFSLEELKKEYHRMNLFGFLMALMIVPLVVAEASEVMDFDEFGEDVEESMKGYEEKMLAQLDTNPLLQPRLLATYDEMLEYGVI